One genomic segment of Streptococcus salivarius includes these proteins:
- the trmB gene encoding tRNA (guanosine(46)-N7)-methyltransferase TrmB — protein MRVRKRKGAEEHLANHPQYVILEPEAAKGKWHELFGNDNPIHIEVGSGKGAFITGMAQQNPDINYIGIDIQLSVLSYALDKVLASGAENVKLLRVDGSALTNYFEDGEVDMMYLNFSDPWPKSRHEKRRLTYKTFLDTYKQILPENGEIHFKTDNRGLFEYSLASFSQYGMVLNKVWLDLHASDYEGNVMTEYERKFSEKGQVIYRVEAQFKD, from the coding sequence ATGCGAGTTAGAAAACGTAAAGGTGCAGAGGAACACCTAGCTAACCATCCTCAGTACGTTATCCTTGAGCCGGAGGCTGCTAAAGGTAAGTGGCATGAGCTTTTTGGTAATGACAATCCTATCCATATCGAGGTAGGATCTGGTAAAGGGGCCTTCATTACTGGTATGGCCCAACAAAACCCTGACATCAACTACATTGGTATTGATATTCAGCTGTCTGTATTGAGCTATGCCTTGGATAAGGTTTTGGCTTCGGGTGCTGAAAATGTCAAACTCTTGCGCGTGGATGGTTCAGCCTTGACCAATTATTTTGAAGATGGCGAAGTGGATATGATGTATCTGAATTTCTCAGATCCATGGCCTAAGAGTCGCCACGAGAAACGTCGTTTGACATACAAGACTTTCCTAGATACTTATAAGCAAATTTTGCCTGAAAATGGAGAGATTCACTTTAAGACAGACAACCGTGGACTTTTCGAATACAGTTTGGCGAGCTTTTCACAGTATGGAATGGTTCTCAACAAAGTTTGGTTGGACCTTCATGCCAGTGATTATGAAGGCAACGTCATGACTGAATACGAGCGTAAGTTCTCGGAAAAAGGGCAGGTCATCTACCGAGTAGAGGCTCAGTTTAAAGATTAA
- the ccrZ gene encoding cell cycle regulator CcrZ, translating to MTSTDKDLSLTPLKGNSGKAYMGTYPNGDRVFVKMNTTPILAALAKEQIAPQLLWAKRLGNGDMMSAQEWLDGRILTKHDMNSKQIIQILGNLHRSKHLVNQLLQLDYHIENPFDLLHEWEENAAYQLRENGFLQDVVRDLKRHLPEFRAEIATIVHGDARHSNFVITTSGLIYLVDWDSVRLTDRMYDVAQILSHYIPLAHWPQWLSYYGYKNNDLVMDKIYWYGQFSYLTQISKFFDSRDMEHANREIYELRKFRETLHRY from the coding sequence GTGACATCAACAGATAAAGATTTGAGCCTGACTCCTCTCAAAGGAAATAGTGGTAAGGCCTATATGGGAACTTACCCAAACGGAGATCGCGTCTTTGTGAAGATGAATACAACACCAATCTTGGCAGCTCTTGCCAAGGAACAGATTGCGCCCCAGCTCTTGTGGGCTAAGCGTCTGGGAAATGGTGACATGATGAGTGCACAGGAGTGGCTTGATGGTCGTATTTTGACCAAACATGACATGAACAGTAAACAGATTATCCAAATTCTTGGTAATTTGCACCGCTCTAAACACTTGGTTAATCAACTCTTGCAGTTGGATTATCATATTGAAAATCCTTTCGATCTTCTACACGAGTGGGAGGAAAATGCCGCTTACCAATTGCGTGAGAATGGCTTCCTTCAAGATGTTGTTAGAGATTTGAAACGTCATCTTCCAGAGTTTCGTGCGGAAATTGCAACAATTGTTCACGGAGATGCTCGTCATAGTAACTTTGTCATCACAACCTCAGGATTGATTTATTTGGTTGATTGGGATTCTGTACGTCTAACAGATCGTATGTATGATGTGGCGCAGATCCTCAGCCATTACATTCCATTGGCACATTGGCCACAGTGGTTGTCATACTATGGCTATAAGAACAACGACCTTGTGATGGACAAGATTTACTGGTATGGGCAGTTTTCATATTTGACACAGATTTCAAAATTCTTTGATAGTCGTGATATGGAACATGCCAACCGAGAAATTTATGAACTTCGTAAATTCAGAGAGACCTTGCACAGATATTAG